GGCGTTACGCAGATACCAGTTCTCTTCGCTACCGCCTGACACGCCGCCTTTGGCGAGATAGTAGGCATATGCTCCGGCGCTAACGGTGCCCCCTGACAGCTTAAAAGCATTCGCCGCACTGGTCGCACCGTTGGTGGTCTGCACCACCTGAATACCGTCTGCCACAGTTTGCGCCCCGGTACCGCCGACGTTGGTGACTTTCAGGGTGCTGCTGCCGGCAGCGCTGCCTCCGCTCACAATCAGCTTGTCAGACGCGGCCTCATCACTCGCCAGGACCGTATTCAGCGCAATCACGCCGTTTTGACCGCTATAGTTCCCGGCTACGGTCAGGCTGTTCCCTACGCCGCTGCCCCCCAGTTGCACAAGTCCGGCATTGGTCAGGTTACCGTTAATCTGGAAATTGCCCTGCGGCCCAGCAGAAAGTGACGACAGAGTATTGGCCGCCCCCAGCGTTCCGCGGTTAGTCACGTCGCCGTTGACCGTGCCGTAGCCGCCCAGCGTCGCTCCGGCGGCGACGGTAGCGCCGCTGGCAAGGGAAGCCGAAGCGTGTGAGCTATCGCCGACGATGAGCGCCCCGCCATTGACGGCGGTTCCCCCGGTGTAGCGGCCCATGCTGTTAAAAAGCAACGTCCCTGCCCCTGCTTTTTCTACCGCCCCGCTGCCGCTTATTGTGCCCAGATACTCGCCCTGGTTGTTTTGCAGGAAACGCACCAGCCCGTCATTAGTGACCGAAAGTGGCAGGTTGCCTGAGTTTGCCTGCAGCGTCGCGCCATTGCTTACCGAGGCCGTCACTGAAGCGGTACTGGTGCCGAGCGTGCCGGTGAGATCCAGCGTGCCGCTTTGCACCAACGCCGTGGTGAACGCGCCGCTACCCGCCCATGTCCAGTCGCTGCCCGTCATGGTCAACGTCTGGAAGTTGGTAAAGGCGTTAGAAGCCGTGCCCGAGCCCTGTAACGTCACGCTGTTGTTTCCCTGCCCGCCATCGGCCAGGCCAACAATCTGAGAACCGGTCTGGAGGATCAGCGAAATGCTGCCGTTGCCGCTCAGAATTGCCGTGCCGCTGCCGCCCTGAATCAGACCGGCATTGGTAATGGTGATATTGCCGTTGGTGGAGCGAATACCGATGCCGTTGTTGCTGATGATTTGCCCGCCGGCCAGGTTATTGATCGTGGTGTTAAAGCTGCTGCCGAGCGTGTTCGCCACCACCCCGTCCACGCTGCCGCTGGAGGACGCCGTGCCTTTGGCCTGAATCAGCCCGCTGTTATTTAGCGTGGCGTTGTTGCCCTGCAAAAATACCGTCGGTGCATCCCGCCCGGAAGTGGTTAGCGTCCCGCTGTTGTTCACCGTGCCGCTGCCGCCCAGCAGCGAAATGGCCCTGGCGTTATTCCCCGACGTAGAAATCGTCCCGGTATTCGTGATGGTATTCCCCGCAGCGCCAGGGTTACTCTGCCCCCAGGCTGCGGTCATGCCATAAGAATTGTTGCCGCTGGTAGTAATGGTACCGTTATTGATCAGCGTGTTGTTATTGCCGTTGGCAGCCATACCGTCGTTGTAGGCGCCGGTAGTGGTCAGCGTGCCCGTCGCGCCGTTAGTCAGCGTATTGCCGTTGTTCACGCCCAGCAGCAGCGCCCCGCGGTTCGCCACGCCCGTGCCGTTGTCAGAGAGCGTCAGCGCTCCGCCGTTGTTAATCGCACTGTTGCTATCCACGGAGAATGGCGTCGCCTGGGTGGTCAGCGAGTAGTTTCCTGTCGTGGTTGAGTCGAGGTTAATCGTGACGTTGCTGCTGCCCGCGGTGGCCACCACGGGGGGAACGGCCGAGCCGCTACAGGTCACGGTGTCCCCGGTGTTCGGCGTTTGCGACGAACAGCCGGCAGAGGCAGAAAAAGGAATAACGCCGGCAAAACCGGCCAGACAGACGGGAACCAGAGTCAAAGCCTTGTTTTTCATGTTTACTCTCACTGCAAGAAAGATAAACAAAGGATTGGCGTTCCCTGCGGCCTCGTAGCGATACGGGCAAGTTATCCAGTGGAAGATTTGGGGCAGGAGAAATCCACACCCGGCACTTAACTATAGAGCCGGATGGAGATTTAACAGGCTGATGAGGCGGGTTTTATCGGTTTATTTCACCGAAAAGAGAGCGCGGTCAGAATTCAGTGCGGGAGAAGCCGGTCATCTCGGTCAGTTCCATTTCGCGCCCCAGGGCGGTCATCGGGTGAACAATCACCAGGCCACGGACGGTTTTCTTGAGCTTGCCCATATCAGCCTGCTCTTTTTTGGTAATCGCACGCTTGTACGGCAGTGCCATCAGCTTCTGCGCTTCTTTGCTCAGCTTCTGGTTACGTACCGCCTGCAGGCGAGCGATTTCAATTTCCAGCTTTTGCCGCTCTTTTTCCAGCTCGGCATATTTTTCCGCTTCGTTGATCAGGTGCAAGCCTGGCATTTCGTGGCGGATAGCGTCCAGACGGTCGCTGAGGCGTTTAATTTCTGCTTTTTCGATTTCTTTCATTTTGACTTACCGTGAATAAAGATGGCTTGCTGGCAAGGATACACGATCCTGAGGGACAGGGCGAAAAGCGGCTATTTCTGGAAGGCTTTTTTTAAGCTGATCCGGGAGATCAGCTCGGTCAGGGAAAGTACCATCGTAGAGCGAACGATTTGCATATAGCGCTGACGCTGCATCGCCAGCAGCTCGGGATCGCTGCCGTCAACGAAGGTCGGCGTCGGCGGTAGCGCCGCGACGCAGTGCAGCTCGCCGAATGGGCCAAGCATTTCGTCATCGGTGAAGCTGTATTCGTTGCCGTCGTGGTTCAGCTCTTCACGGAGCGCCATAAGAAGCTCGCAGTCCTCGTACTCGGCGCGGTTCAGCACGCCCAAACCGTAGATAAGCTTCAGGCGTACCGAGAGATCGCCCAGCGGGCCGTCGCCGTCCAGCAGCGGCTCAACCGCATATTTCACCGCGTAGTCGTCCTTGCGGAACACCTGCAGCACCAGGATATTTACCGCTTCGGTTAACAGCTCGACGGCAGCAATCAGCAGGCTTCTTACGGTTTTGCCGGCATTCAGTCGCTCAAGCACGCGGTTTTCAAAGGCCTGGGTTTCTTCCATTTTTGCCTGCATCACTAAACATGTTTCAGGCGCGGCATCCACCGCGCCTGTATAGGGTTACGCTATGGCGTTATACGCCTTTACTGCCTCAGTCACGGCTTCGCTGTTCGCATCCAGACCGGACACTTCCGCCAGCGCCACCTGCGGGCCTTTTGAGGCCAGAAGCTGCTTCAGCTCTTGCGCCTGCGGATCCTGCTCGCTGTGGTAGTGCATTGCCGCCGCAATCCCTTTAATCAGGTTGACGTGAGGTAAACCGTACTCAATCGTCCCCAGCAGCGGCTTAACCAGGCGGTCACCCGCGCTCAGTTTACGCAGCGGCTGGCGGCCAACGCGTTCCACGTCATCCTTCAGATACGGGTTTTCGAAACGGCCAAGGATTTTCTTGATGTATGCGGCATGCTTGTCTGCTTCAAAGCCGTAGCGCTTAATCAGCACCGCGCCGCTCTCTTCCATCGCCCCTTTCACTACGGCGCGCACTTTCTCATCAAGAATGGCATCGCGGATAGTCTGGTGCCCGGCCAGCTGACCGAGGTACGCGGTTATAGCATGCCCGGTATTCAGCGTGAAGAGCTTGCGCTCGACAAACGCCATAAGATTATCAGTAAGTTCCATGCCAGGAATGTTCGGTAGCTCACCTTTAAACTGAGTTTTATCGACAATCCACTCGCTAAAGGTCTCAACGGTCACTTCCAGCGGATCGTTGGTGGCGGACTCAGACGGCGGAACGATGCGGTCAACCGCAGAGTCCACAAAGCCAACGTGCTGCTCCACCCAAGCCCAGGCTTCAGCAGACAGGGCTTTCTTCACGTGCTCTTTAAGTTGGCTGGTGCCGCGCACCATGTTTTCACAAGCGATGATGTTCAGCGGAGTTTCGTTGCCGTTCGCACGGCGCAGTTCCAGGCCTTTGGCGAGCGTTGGCGCGATGCGCTCCAGCACAACAGGGCCGACGGCGGTGGTTACCAGGTCAACCTGAGCGATAAGGGCCACAACGTCGTCGCCGATGCTGCTGACGGCATTCACGTTGGAGACGGTATCAATCTGCTGCTGCTCGCCTACTACGTGAACCTGGTAGCTATGACGCGCGTTCAGGGCATCCAGAACCACCTGGTTTACGTCGGCAAAAGTCAGCTGCAGACCGGCGTCCGCCAACAGTTTACCGATAAAGCCACGACCGATATTACCTGCACCAAAATGTAATGCTTTCATTGCGTTAACCTTCCTGATTATTTCACCCGTTAGGGCTGGGGTAAGGATACTGTATGCGAATCCCCTCACCCTAGCCCTCTCCCCAATGGGGAGAGGGAACATCCAGAACTACCTCTCTTTCCCCCCTTGCCCCTCCAAAGAGAGGGTCGGGGTGAGGGCAAGCCCTTATTTCTTACCGGCCAGCAAATCCAGCACTTCCTGGACGCTGGTGGTGTGCGCCAGGCGCTCAATCACCGACTCATCATCCAGCGCGTTAGTCAGGCTGGTGATCACCTGGATGTGTTCGTTATTGCGGGCAGCAATACCAATCACCAGGCGAGCCACGTCTTCCGGCTCTTCACCGAAGTGAACGCCTTCCGGGTACTGGCAGAACACAACGCCGGTTTTCAGCACGCGGTCTTTTGCTTCCACGGTGCCGTGAGGTACAGCGATGCCTTCGCCCAGGTAGGTTGGAGTCAGTTTTTCGCGTTCAAACATCGCGTCCACGTATTCCGGCTGCACGTAGCCGCCGTTCACCAACTGCTCACCTGCAAAGCGAATGGCTTCTTCTTTGTTGCTGGCTTTCAGGCCCAAGAACACGTTACCCGCGCCTAGTTTGAACACTGCGTCCTCGCTGGAAACAAAACTGTCTTCCAGGCTGTGCATCACTTTTTCTTCTTTCTCGCTCAGGTTCTGAGAAGCGAGCAGGCGCTCAACCAGGTTGGCGTACAGGCTGCTGTCGAGGAAGTTGGTCAGGGAAATATGCTGCGCCTGCGGCACCTGGCGCATCGCACGCTCGGTCAGGTCGCGGTGGGTAATCACCAGGTCAACATCTTCCGGCAGACTGTTGATAGCACAGTTGGTCACGGAGATATTTTTCAGGCCAGCATCGTTCACTTTCTTACGCAGAACGCCGGCACCCATGGCGCTGGAACCCATCCCTGCGTCGCAGGCTACGATGATTTTACGCACGTGGCTCAGGTCGTTAGACAGGCCCGCCCCAACCGCCAGCGGCGCTGCGCCACCTTTGGATTCAGCTTTCATTTCCTGCATACGGCGAGCCGCAGCTTCGATGTCGTCTTCTTCTTTCACTTTGCTGGTTTTCAGCAGGATGGCGGAAACCACGAAGGAAACAATCATTGCCGCACAGATAGCCGCGATGTTAGCGAAGTAAGCGCCTTTCGGGGTCATCGCCAGTACCGCCAGGATGGAACCCGGGGAAGCAGGAGACACCAGGCCGCCGTTCAGCACGGTCAGGGTGAACACGCCGGTCATACCGCCGAGGATAACGGCGAGGATCAGACGTGGGTTCATCAGCACATACGGGAAGTAAATCTCGTGGATACCGCCCAGGAAGTGGATGATAGCCGCGCCGCCAGCGGACTGCTTAGCGTTACCGCGCCCAAAGAACATGTACGCCAGCAGAACACCCATACCCGGACCCGGGTTCGCTTCAATCAGGAAGAAGATGGATTTGCCCAGCTCGTGGGACTGCTGAATCCCCAGCGGAGAGAAGATACCGTGGTTGATGGCGTTGTTCAGGAACAGGATTTTGGCTGGTTCTACAAAGATAGACGCCAGCGGCAGCATCTCGTGCACAACCATGAAGTTAACGCCTGCCGCCAGAACTTTGGACAGGACTTCAACCGCAGGGCCGATGCCGAGGAACGCCAGAATCGCCAGGATCATCCCGATGATACCGGCAGAGAAGTTGTTCACCAGCATTTCAAAGCCGGATTTGATTTTGCCGTCGACCCATTTGTCGAAGTGCTTGATTGCCCAGCCGCCCAGAGGCCCCGCAATCATTGCGCCGAGGAACATCGGCATGTCAGCCCCGACGATAACGCCCATGGTAGTAATAGCACCCACCACGCCGCCGCGGTCACCGCCAATCAGGCGGCCACCGGTAAAGCCGATCAGCAGCGGCAGCAGGTAAGTGATCATCGGGCCTACCAGCTTCGCCAGCGTTTCGTTTGGCAACCATCCGGTAGGAATAAATAAGGCCGTGATAATACCCCAGGCGATAAACGCCCCGATATTTGGCATAACCATATTGCTGAGGAAACGACCAAAGCTTTGCACTTTGATCTTGATATCGGATGACATACACATACCCCTTGTTGGTGTTCCGCGCTGAAAAGCAGCCCGAGGTTTATTGTTAACGTAGCGGCAGGGTCGCCGGCCTTATGCAGTAAAGTGACGCGAATCTGGCACTGAATCGTGAAGCTGTCCAGCAACCGCCCAATTATGTGATTTATATCACTAATATTCAGGGATCACCCAGCCACATTGAGTGATGGTGATCACATAATTGCAGTGTAAAAAAAGTACACCGTGGAATTTTTAACCCTGATTGACCTTTTAATGTGACTAACATCACATTTAGTTATGACGCCTTTGTTATTTATTTGTGATCTAACTCACAAAGTATTTTGAGGGAGATTAATCCTAATGTGATCCAGTTAAAATCTGGGCGTTGACAACAAACGAGGGGCAAGAAAGGGATGAAAGTAAATTACAGCGAAGCGGCTGGCAGAAAGCGCGGCGAAAATGCCGCGCTGGAATGAAAGCTTATTTATTTAAATCCGCGACAATGCCACGCGCCTGAGCAAACAGCTGCTGGTAATGCGCGTCGCTGTCGCCAATCCCCTCTTCCACCCCGATGGTGTTATAGAGAAAATCGATTTTTGCGTCCTCAACGCCCAGGTAGCCCATCGACCCGCTGATAAAATCGGTCATGTTCTTTTCCCAGCCGTACTTCACGAAGCCTTCCTGCGAGCCGCCGACCAGCGCCACCCAGCGGATTTTCTTATTCCCCAGCGCGCCGCCCGGCCCGTAGCCCAGGCCGTAGTTCCACACGCGGTCCAGGTAGCCTTTTAGCATGGCCGGGAAGCTGTACCACCACACCGGGAACACCACGACCACGGTGTCTTTATCTTCCAGTTCGCCAAACAGGCGATGAACCTCCGGGGAATACTGCTTCTGCGGATTGCTCCAGTCCGGTTCGTCGTCCACCTCAAGCACCGGGTTAAAACCGCTGCGGTAAAGATCGAGGGACGAGACGTTAATGCCCCGCTCCGCCGCCTCGCCCTGAATTTCCTGCACCACCTGCGCGGTTAACGATGCACTGCGTGGGTGCGCCCAAACAATATACATATTCTCTGATTTCATGGAGTTATCTCAGCAAGTGGGAATGTGCGTTCACTTTACGACCGCTGGATAATTCTGTAAAACGTAGTATTTGAGATGAGTTAATGAAGGATTTTCACTAATGGCGCTGAATTTTTCCGACTTCGCGACCTTTATCGCCGTGGCACGGCACAAAAGTTTTCGCGCTGCCGGCGATGAGCTGGGGCTTTCTCCTTCGGCAATCAGCCACGGCATCAAACAGCTCGAGCAGCGCCTGAAAATCCGGCTGTTCAACCGCACCACCCGCAGCGTTTCTCTCACTGAGGCTGGCTATAACCTCTACGAGCGCCTGCGTCCTGCCTGTGACGAAATTCATACCATCCTCGACGAGGTAAACTCGTTTCGCGACACGCCGATGGGCACCCTCAAAATCAATAGCTCGCGGCTGGCCTCGCGCACGGTTTTAATGCCGCTGGTGGCCGGGTTTGTTCGCCGCTATCCCGACATCAAAGTGGAGGTCACTACCGATGACAGGCTGGTGGATATCGTGAAGCAGGAATACGATGCCGGGATCCGCCTGATAACCACCGTAGAAAAAGACATGATTGCCGTGCCAATTGGCCCGAAGGCAAAGATTTGCGTCGTCGCCACGCCGGAATATCTTGCGAACGCCCCGGCGCCGGCTCATCCCGGTGAGCTGGTCAATCACTGTAGCGTTATTTTCCGCTATCCAAGCGGCCGCCCTTACTACTGGGAGTTTTACGGGCAGGAAGGCAAGCTGGAGGTGACGCCGTGCGGCAACATCGTCGTGGACGATCTCGACTCCGAGCTGGAAGCGGTGCTGTGCGGCGCGGGCATCGGCTACCTCTACCAGCAGCAGGTAGAAGAACACCTGGCGAGCGGCAGGCTGATTTCGATGCTTGAAGACTGGCTGCCGGATCTTCCGCCGTTCCAGTTCTATTACCCAGGCCGGCAGTACATGCCCAGCGCGCTACGCGCCTTTGTCGATTATATAAAAACACCCAGGCCGTAGACTTTTTCACCAATGTTGGGTATCTGTTTCATACTTACCTCAAGTTGGCAAAAACGGATAATGTCATGAAACTGATTGGTAATTACACCAGCCCCTATGTGCGAAAGATCTCGGTCATCCTGCTGGAAAAAGGCCTTAGCTTTGAATTTGTTAACGTCAACCCGTGGGTTGGCGACAGCCCGGCCCCGCAGTACAACCCGCTCGGCAAAGTGCCGACGCTTATCACCGATGAGGGCGAACGCTGGTTTGATTCGCCGATTATCGCCCAATACCTGGAGCTGCTGAACATCGCGCCAGAGTTGATTCCGCTCGACCCGAAAGCGGCGCTGCAGGTACGCCAGCTTGAGGCGCTTTCCGACGGCATTCTGGACGCAGCGTTGACCTCGGTACGTGAGAAACTACGCCCGGCGGAACAGCAGTCTGAAGAAGTCCTGGTGCGCCAGCGCGAGAAAATTGGCCGCGCTCTCGACTCGCTGGAACAGTACGCCGCC
This Klebsiella michiganensis DNA region includes the following protein-coding sequences:
- a CDS encoding LysR family transcriptional regulator — protein: MALNFSDFATFIAVARHKSFRAAGDELGLSPSAISHGIKQLEQRLKIRLFNRTTRSVSLTEAGYNLYERLRPACDEIHTILDEVNSFRDTPMGTLKINSSRLASRTVLMPLVAGFVRRYPDIKVEVTTDDRLVDIVKQEYDAGIRLITTVEKDMIAVPIGPKAKICVVATPEYLANAPAPAHPGELVNHCSVIFRYPSGRPYYWEFYGQEGKLEVTPCGNIVVDDLDSELEAVLCGAGIGYLYQQQVEEHLASGRLISMLEDWLPDLPPFQFYYPGRQYMPSALRAFVDYIKTPRP
- the mtlR gene encoding mannitol repressor protein (Acts as a repressor of the mtlAD operon); its protein translation is MQAKMEETQAFENRVLERLNAGKTVRSLLIAAVELLTEAVNILVLQVFRKDDYAVKYAVEPLLDGDGPLGDLSVRLKLIYGLGVLNRAEYEDCELLMALREELNHDGNEYSFTDDEMLGPFGELHCVAALPPTPTFVDGSDPELLAMQRQRYMQIVRSTMVLSLTELISRISLKKAFQK
- a CDS encoding PTS system mannitol-specific transporter subunit IICBA (catalyzes the phosphorylation of incoming sugar substrates concomitant with their translocation across the cell membrane; subunit IIC forms the translocation channel and contains the specific substrate-binding site; subunit IIA is phosphorylated and transfers the phosphoryl group to the IIB subunit; subunit IIB transfers the phosphoryl group to the substrate), giving the protein MSSDIKIKVQSFGRFLSNMVMPNIGAFIAWGIITALFIPTGWLPNETLAKLVGPMITYLLPLLIGFTGGRLIGGDRGGVVGAITTMGVIVGADMPMFLGAMIAGPLGGWAIKHFDKWVDGKIKSGFEMLVNNFSAGIIGMILAILAFLGIGPAVEVLSKVLAAGVNFMVVHEMLPLASIFVEPAKILFLNNAINHGIFSPLGIQQSHELGKSIFFLIEANPGPGMGVLLAYMFFGRGNAKQSAGGAAIIHFLGGIHEIYFPYVLMNPRLILAVILGGMTGVFTLTVLNGGLVSPASPGSILAVLAMTPKGAYFANIAAICAAMIVSFVVSAILLKTSKVKEEDDIEAAARRMQEMKAESKGGAAPLAVGAGLSNDLSHVRKIIVACDAGMGSSAMGAGVLRKKVNDAGLKNISVTNCAINSLPEDVDLVITHRDLTERAMRQVPQAQHISLTNFLDSSLYANLVERLLASQNLSEKEEKVMHSLEDSFVSSEDAVFKLGAGNVFLGLKASNKEEAIRFAGEQLVNGGYVQPEYVDAMFEREKLTPTYLGEGIAVPHGTVEAKDRVLKTGVVFCQYPEGVHFGEEPEDVARLVIGIAARNNEHIQVITSLTNALDDESVIERLAHTTSVQEVLDLLAGKK
- a CDS encoding glutathione S-transferase; translated protein: MKLIGNYTSPYVRKISVILLEKGLSFEFVNVNPWVGDSPAPQYNPLGKVPTLITDEGERWFDSPIIAQYLELLNIAPELIPLDPKAALQVRQLEALSDGILDAALTSVREKLRPAEQQSEEVLVRQREKIGRALDSLEQYAADGMLTAEPLNLASISAACAVGYLNFRRVSPGWCVNRPHLVKLVEQLFQRESFARTEPPAA
- a CDS encoding mannitol-1-phosphate 5-dehydrogenase, translating into MKALHFGAGNIGRGFIGKLLADAGLQLTFADVNQVVLDALNARHSYQVHVVGEQQQIDTVSNVNAVSSIGDDVVALIAQVDLVTTAVGPVVLERIAPTLAKGLELRRANGNETPLNIIACENMVRGTSQLKEHVKKALSAEAWAWVEQHVGFVDSAVDRIVPPSESATNDPLEVTVETFSEWIVDKTQFKGELPNIPGMELTDNLMAFVERKLFTLNTGHAITAYLGQLAGHQTIRDAILDEKVRAVVKGAMEESGAVLIKRYGFEADKHAAYIKKILGRFENPYLKDDVERVGRQPLRKLSAGDRLVKPLLGTIEYGLPHVNLIKGIAAAMHYHSEQDPQAQELKQLLASKGPQVALAEVSGLDANSEAVTEAVKAYNAIA
- a CDS encoding transporter, which codes for MAGFAGVIPFSASAGCSSQTPNTGDTVTCSGSAVPPVVATAGSSNVTINLDSTTTGNYSLTTQATPFSVDSNSAINNGGALTLSDNGTGVANRGALLLGVNNGNTLTNGATGTLTTTGAYNDGMAANGNNNTLINNGTITTSGNNSYGMTAAWGQSNPGAAGNTITNTGTISTSGNNARAISLLGGSGTVNNSGTLTTSGRDAPTVFLQGNNATLNNSGLIQAKGTASSSGSVDGVVANTLGSSFNTTINNLAGGQIISNNGIGIRSTNGNITITNAGLIQGGSGTAILSGNGSISLILQTGSQIVGLADGGQGNNSVTLQGSGTASNAFTNFQTLTMTGSDWTWAGSGAFTTALVQSGTLDLTGTLGTSTASVTASVSNGATLQANSGNLPLSVTNDGLVRFLQNNQGEYLGTISGSGAVEKAGAGTLLFNSMGRYTGGTAVNGGALIVGDSSHASASLASGATVAAGATLGGYGTVNGDVTNRGTLGAANTLSSLSAGPQGNFQINGNLTNAGLVQLGGSGVGNSLTVAGNYSGQNGVIALNTVLASDEAASDKLIVSGGSAAGSSTLKVTNVGGTGAQTVADGIQVVQTTNGATSAANAFKLSGGTVSAGAYAYYLAKGGVSGGSEENWYLRNAIVPDATTSVTPAEETPQSIVDASHGNQMLPVYRPEVALYAEAPSVARQLNLQQIDTFHDRQGEQSLLRGDNKAPAFWARSWGSHADIHQSGDVNPAFNGTLWGLQLGQDLYTATEDSGATHHLGVLFGFSRATGDVDGFALAKQGMRVGKLQLNNYNYGAYWTRVAASGWYTDAVLMGSALRLNTDSVNGVNASSSGNAVTGSVETGLPVSLGEGVTLEPQAQLVWQRTSLDSLHDGVSDVRWNNGNTWQGRVGARLQWAFEASGVNWKPYLRANVLRSFGQDDDTSFDGSTTIASNVGQTAGQIGAGLVAQVSQNGSLYATTGYLANLGGERQRVVTGNVGVRWNW